One Scyliorhinus canicula chromosome 14, sScyCan1.1, whole genome shotgun sequence genomic region harbors:
- the uchl3 gene encoding ubiquitin carboxyl-terminal hydrolase isozyme L3 isoform X3, whose product MECQRWLPLEANPDVMNQYEAFKQEEEAKIKADGQKVAPKVYFMKQTISNACGTIGLIHALANNRDKLEFETNSVMKTFLDNSTPLNPEEKAKYLENDESIRVTHEFSAQEGQTEAPSLDEKVDLHFITFVNVDGCLYELDGRKPFPINHGSTTADNFLEDAVEVCKKFMQRDPDELRFTVVALHKP is encoded by the exons TACGAAGCCTTCAAACAGGAGGAGGAAGCAAAGATAAAAGCTGACGGGCAGAAAGTTGCTCCTAAAGTCTACTTCATGAAACAAACGATCAGTAATGCCTGTGGGACCATTGGCCTAATACATGCCCTAGCTAACAATCGAGATAAGCTGGAATTTG AAACAAATTCAGTTATGAAAACATTTTTGGACAATTCGACCCCGTTAAATCCTGAAGAGAAAGCAAAATACCTCGAAAATGATGAG AGTATTCGCGTTACTCATGAATTCAGTGCACAGGAAGGACAAACTGAG GCACCAAGTTTAGACGAGAAAGTCGACTTGCATTTTATAACCTTTGTAAATGTTGATGGATGTCTGTATGAACTGG ATGGCCGCAAACCATTCCCTATAAATCACGGATCTACCACTGCTGATAACTTTCTTGAG GATGCAGTAGAAGTTTGTAAGAAGTTTATGCAGCGTGATCCTGATGAATTACGGTTTACAGTGGTGGCTCTTCACAAGCCATAG